DNA sequence from the Bacteroidales bacterium genome:
CGAATTATATCAGAGGCTATGTTACTTGTCATGATAATGATGGTGTTACGGAAATTTGCTACTCGTCCTTTGTTATCGGTTAGACGACCATCTTCCAAAACCTGAAGTAAAATATTGAATACGTCAGGATGGGCTTTTTCTATTTCATCTAAAAGTATGACACTGTATGGTTTTCGACGTACGGCTTCAGTGAGCTGCCCACTTTCTTCATATCCAACATAGCCTGGAGGAGCACCAATAAGTCGAGACACACTATGTTGTTCTTGATATTCACTCATGTCAATCCGGATCATATTGTTTTCATCATTAAAGAGAAACTCAGCAAGGGTTTTGGCTAGCTCAGTTTTTCCAACACCGGTTGTACCAACGAATATAAAGGAACCAATAGGTCTTTTTTCATCGCTTAGTCCACTACGACTACGCCGAATAGCATGAGCTACAGCACTAATCGCTTCATGCTGCCCAACTACACGTTTATGCAATTCTTCCTCCAGACGAAGTAACTTTTCTCGTTCGCTTTCTAAAATCTTATTAACTGGTATACCAGTCCACTTAGAAACAACTTCAGCTATTTGTTCAGCATCTACTTCTTCATTGATGAGAGCATGATCTTTCTGAACCTTAAGAAGTTCAGCTTCAAATTCTCTAATTTTTTGCTCAGCTTGAGGAATTCGGCCATAACGAATTTCGGCCACCAGGCCGTAATCACCATTTCGTTCAGCTTGCTCAGCCTGGAACCTCAAATCTTCAATTTGCTTTTTTAACTGCTGGATCTGATGAATATATTCTTTTTCTTGCTTCCACTGAGCCATGAAACGATTACGTTCTTCTTGCAGTGTCGAAATTTCAGAATTTAACTGAGACAATTTTACTTGATCGTTTTCACGTTTGATGGCTTCTCGTTCAATTTCAAGTTGTCGAATTCTTCTTTCAAGTTCATCTAATTCTTCAGGAACAGAATTCATTTCTAATTTAAGTTTACTGGCAGCTTCGTCGATAAGGTCAATAGCCTTATCAGGTAAATAACGATCTGTAATGTAGCGGTGGGACAATTGAACAGCAGCTATGATAGCCTCGTCTTTGATTCTTACCTGATGATGATTTTCATATCTTTCTTTTAGTCCTCGAAGAATGCTAATCGAATCTTGTACGGATGGTTCATCGATCATAACAATCTGAAAGCGACGTTCTAAAGCCTTGTCCTTTTCAAAATACTTTTGATATTCTTTAAGTGTAGTAGCACCTATGGCTCTCAGTTCGCCACGCGCCAATGCTGGCTTAAGGATATTGGCAGCATCCATGGCTCCCTGCGTGGCTCCAGCACCAACGAGAGTGTGTATTTCGTCTATAAAAAGAATAATTTTTCCGTCCGACTCGACTACTTCTTTAATAACGCTTTTGAGTCGTTCTTCAAATTCGCCCTGATATTTAGCACCAGCAATAAGAGCTCCCATGTCTAACGAGTAAATAATTTTATCTTGAAGGTTTTCAGGGATGTCGCCTCGAATAATGCGGTGAGCAAGTCCTTCTACAATGGCTGTTTTACCTACTCCAGGCTCGCCAATAAGAATAGGATTGTTTTTGGTTCGACGAGA
Encoded proteins:
- the clpB gene encoding ATP-dependent chaperone ClpB, whose translation is MNLDKFTIKAQEIIQTAYQNALEMKHQAIEGIHLLNALLTQDEQVVPWLLKKMSIQPNLIKKQVERELSTIPRVEGGDQYLGRSGLKTLQTAMIKQKELGDEFVGVECLFLGLLESGDAAERILKTAGVTEKGLLAAIKDLRKGSRVITQSAENTYHALEKYARNLNDLAYKGKLDPVIGRDEEIRRVLQILSRRTKNNPILIGEPGVGKTAIVEGLAHRIIRGDIPENLQDKIIYSLDMGALIAGAKYQGEFEERLKSVIKEVVESDGKIILFIDEIHTLVGAGATQGAMDAANILKPALARGELRAIGATTLKEYQKYFEKDKALERRFQIVMIDEPSVQDSISILRGLKERYENHHQVRIKDEAIIAAVQLSHRYITDRYLPDKAIDLIDEAASKLKLEMNSVPEELDELERRIRQLEIEREAIKRENDQVKLSQLNSEISTLQEERNRFMAQWKQEKEYIHQIQQLKKQIEDLRFQAEQAERNGDYGLVAEIRYGRIPQAEQKIREFEAELLKVQKDHALINEEVDAEQIAEVVSKWTGIPVNKILESEREKLLRLEEELHKRVVGQHEAISAVAHAIRRSRSGLSDEKRPIGSFIFVGTTGVGKTELAKTLAEFLFNDENNMIRIDMSEYQEQHSVSRLIGAPPGYVGYEESGQLTEAVRRKPYSVILLDEIEKAHPDVFNILLQVLEDGRLTDNKGRVANFRNTIIIMTSNIASDIIREIYDQMIPGMEEQTFAKARDAVMHVIKTTFRPEFLNRVDEIIMFKPLSKKEIKSIVRLQLAYLERLLKKQDIEISYTDDLVEAIAEEGYDPQFGARPIRRIVQQKLVNILAQKILAGEIQKGDTVQLDYMDDYVVYPVR